The following are encoded together in the Coffea arabica cultivar ET-39 chromosome 1c, Coffea Arabica ET-39 HiFi, whole genome shotgun sequence genome:
- the LOC140004624 gene encoding uncharacterized protein, protein MRTSDALWTRFMRTKHVAVTEHLTTAPASQTSSAVWKRMLRVRDFVEEHSQTLIKNGSASFWYDNWIGSGPLGKHRLHVPSPNLCLRDVLHDNIWHLDQVSLSSEEMLRIHHSQRLGFNLPSKCPYCESTDTLAHWFVECSLATQVWGKLEQLLDIRAPSHHDIILKLQGWWSNISGKSAMAKLSHIVPLFVCWELWKARNRAIFDATTPSATHVVRQILRLIHLVALAHPLSLACMDDDWLLKRGVVPFLKKAKSMQVLSLAWASPPASYVKLNIDGSSSGILETLAGGGIIRDQHGHVLSAFSSFYGFRTNMQAEAMALLEGLHLCISLGMQYIKVELDSLVLLNVINGERRCPWRIDEVIARARVALRQVSFELTHCYKETNAAADSLAKRAVSSGDSKVFDALSLPILTTGLCKLDSRQYPYIRYVRV, encoded by the exons ATGCGCACTTCAGATGCCTTGTGGACCAGATTTATGCGTACAAAACATGTCGCAGTCACGGAGCATCTAACCACTGCTCCTGCCAGCCAGACAAGCTCAGCTGTTTGGAAGAGAATGTTGCGAGTTAGGGACTTCGTTGAGGAACATTCGCAAACCTTGATTAAGAATGGGAGTGCTTCCTTCTGGTATGACAACTGGATCGGCTCCGGTCCGTTGGGCAAGCATCGCTTGCACGTCCCCTCCCCGAACCTCTGCCTTCGGGATGTATTGCACGATAACATTTGGCACTTGGACCAAGTGAGCCTTTCCAGCGAGGAGATGTTGCGTATTCACCATTCACAG CGGTTGGGCTTTAATTTACCCTCCAAGTGCCCTTACTGCGAAAGTACTGACACACTAGCCCATTGGTTTGTGGAATGTTCTTTGGCAACCCAAGTGTGGGGAAAGCTGGAACAATTGCTAGACATCCGGGCACCTTCTCATCATGATATCATACTGAAACTTCAAGGCTGGTGGAGCAACATTTCAGGTAAATCTGCCATGGCAAAGCTGTCACACATTGTCCCTTTATTTGTCTGCTGGGAACTTTGGAAGGCACGTAATCGGGCCATTTTCGATGCTACTACGCCGTCGGCAACTCATGTTGTGCGCCAGATCCTGCGTTTGATACATTTGGTGGCCCTTGCTCACCCTCTCTCCTTGGCATGCATGGACGATGACTGGCTTCTGAAACGGGGAGTTGTTCCTTTTCTTAAAAAGGCAAAATCTATGCAAGTCCTATCTCTTGCATGGGCTTCGCCTCCTGCATCTTACGTCAAGCTCAATATTGATGGCTCTTCAAGCGGAATCCTGGAAACTCTGGCGGGGGGGGGCATTATACGCGATCAGCATGGCCACGTCCTTAGTGCTTTCTCCTCCTTTTACGGGTTTCGGACGAATATGCAAGCAGAGGCCATGGCTCTTCTTGAGGGTTTACATTTATGTATTTCCTTGGGTATGCAGTACATAAAGGTGGAACTGGATTCTCTTGTTCTACTAAATGTCATTAATGGGGAACGCAGGTGCCCCTGGCGCATTGATGAGGTGATAGCTAGGGCTCGAGTAGCCCTTCGTCAAGTTTCCTTTGAATTAACACATTGCTACAAAGAAACCAATGCTGCAGCTGATAGCCTTGCAAAACGGGCGGTTTCATCTGGTGACTCGAAGGTTTTTGATGCCCTCTCTCTTCCTATACTCACAACAGGCCTCTGTAAGCTAGACTCTAGGCAGTACCCCTACATTCGCTATGTAAGAGTGTGA